One genomic window of Elaeis guineensis isolate ETL-2024a chromosome 2, EG11, whole genome shotgun sequence includes the following:
- the LOC105055167 gene encoding cycloartenol-C-24-methyltransferase 1 isoform X1: MSKPQPLSINRACKPRSFLCIASPKSSPGITFISCSLQSFSVTGATAKKMSDSGALSSVANAGGRLEKARIKSTMEQYKKYHGGNEGTRKANAADMVNKYYDLVTRYVEYTWGESFHFASRCKGETFRESIKRHEHFLALQLGLKRGMKVLDVGCGIGGPLREIARFSLTSITGLNNNEYQISRAKELNRLAGFSESCKLVKGNFMDMPFPDNTFDGIYAIEATSYATDLVACYKEICRVLKPGQCFAAYELCLTDHFDPRNEKHQKIKADIELGSGLLDIRTTSQCLEALKLAGFEVVWERDRSLDSEVPWYLPFDAFKLAINNFRSIAIGRCITRSVVSMLEFVGLAPAGSSKVHSFLEKDGDALVEGGRDEIFTPMYFFLARKPLSNS; encoded by the exons ATGTCCAAACCCCAGcctctctctataaatagagccTGTAAGCCTCGCTCATTCCTTTGCATAGCCTCTCCTAAATCGTCCCCGGGGATAACATTCATTTCGTGCTCTTT GCAATCCTTCAGCGTCACTGGAGCTACAGCGAAAAAAATGTCGGATTCAGGAGCTTTAAGTTCTGTTGCGAATGCGGGAGGAAGGCTAGAAAAGGCAAGAATCAAATCGACAATGGAGCA GTACAAGAAGTATCATGGGGGGAATGAGGGGACGAGAAAGGCCAACGCCGCTGACATG GTAAACAAGTACTATGATCTTGTAACCAGATACGTGGAATATACCTGGGGCGAATCCTTTCACTTTGCAAGCAG ATGTAAAGGGGAGACATTTCGAGAAAGCATCAAGCGGCATGAGCATTTTCTTGCCCTGCAACTAGGCTTGAAAAGGGGAATGAAG GTGCTCGATGTGGGTTGCGGGATTGGTGGACCACTACGGGAAATAGCTAGATTTAG CTTAACATCCATTACCGGTTTGAACAACAATGAGTACCAAATATCAAGAGCCAAG GAGCTCAACCGGTTAGCAGGATTTAGTGAATCTTGCAAACTAGTTAAG GGTAACTTCATGGATATGCCATTCCCTGATAATACTTTTGATGGTATATATGCAATAGAAGCAACATCCTATGCAACAGACCTG GTTGCCTGCTATAAGGAGATTTGCAGAGTACTTAAGCCTGGTCAGTGTTTTGCGGCCTATGAGTTGTGCTTGACTGATCACTTTGATCCCAGGAATGAAAAGCATCAGAAAATTAAGGCTGATATTGAACTTGGTTCTGGTCTCCTAGATATAAGAACTACAAGCCAATGTCTTGAAGCCTTAAAGCTTGCTGGGTTTGAG GTTGTGTGGGAGAGAGATCGTAGCTTAGATTCCGAAGTGCCATGGTATTTGCCCTTCGATGCGTTCAAACTCGCCATAAATAACTTCCGATCAATAGCCATTGGACGTTGCATTACTAGATCTGTG GTTAGTATGCTAGAATTTGTCGGACTTGCTCCGGCAGGCAGTTCAAAAGTTCATTCATTCCTAGAAAAGGATGGTGACGCACTTGTGGAAGGTGGAAG GGATGAGATTTTTACACCGATGTACTTCTTCCTTGCTCGGAAGCCTCTTTCAAACTCTTGA
- the LOC105055167 gene encoding cycloartenol-C-24-methyltransferase 1 isoform X2, which produces MGGMRGRERPTPLTWLERHMVTESEECWLAGYFGEEKVNKYYDLVTRYVEYTWGESFHFASRCKGETFRESIKRHEHFLALQLGLKRGMKVLDVGCGIGGPLREIARFSLTSITGLNNNEYQISRAKELNRLAGFSESCKLVKGNFMDMPFPDNTFDGIYAIEATSYATDLVACYKEICRVLKPGQCFAAYELCLTDHFDPRNEKHQKIKADIELGSGLLDIRTTSQCLEALKLAGFEVVWERDRSLDSEVPWYLPFDAFKLAINNFRSIAIGRCITRSVVSMLEFVGLAPAGSSKVHSFLEKDGDALVEGGRDEIFTPMYFFLARKPLSNS; this is translated from the exons ATGGGGGGAATGAGGGGACGAGAAAGGCCAACGCCGCTGACATG gttagaGCGTCATATGGTCACAGAATCAGAGGAATGTTGGCTTGCTGGCTATTTCGGGGAAGAGAAG GTAAACAAGTACTATGATCTTGTAACCAGATACGTGGAATATACCTGGGGCGAATCCTTTCACTTTGCAAGCAG ATGTAAAGGGGAGACATTTCGAGAAAGCATCAAGCGGCATGAGCATTTTCTTGCCCTGCAACTAGGCTTGAAAAGGGGAATGAAG GTGCTCGATGTGGGTTGCGGGATTGGTGGACCACTACGGGAAATAGCTAGATTTAG CTTAACATCCATTACCGGTTTGAACAACAATGAGTACCAAATATCAAGAGCCAAG GAGCTCAACCGGTTAGCAGGATTTAGTGAATCTTGCAAACTAGTTAAG GGTAACTTCATGGATATGCCATTCCCTGATAATACTTTTGATGGTATATATGCAATAGAAGCAACATCCTATGCAACAGACCTG GTTGCCTGCTATAAGGAGATTTGCAGAGTACTTAAGCCTGGTCAGTGTTTTGCGGCCTATGAGTTGTGCTTGACTGATCACTTTGATCCCAGGAATGAAAAGCATCAGAAAATTAAGGCTGATATTGAACTTGGTTCTGGTCTCCTAGATATAAGAACTACAAGCCAATGTCTTGAAGCCTTAAAGCTTGCTGGGTTTGAG GTTGTGTGGGAGAGAGATCGTAGCTTAGATTCCGAAGTGCCATGGTATTTGCCCTTCGATGCGTTCAAACTCGCCATAAATAACTTCCGATCAATAGCCATTGGACGTTGCATTACTAGATCTGTG GTTAGTATGCTAGAATTTGTCGGACTTGCTCCGGCAGGCAGTTCAAAAGTTCATTCATTCCTAGAAAAGGATGGTGACGCACTTGTGGAAGGTGGAAG GGATGAGATTTTTACACCGATGTACTTCTTCCTTGCTCGGAAGCCTCTTTCAAACTCTTGA